A genome region from Panicum virgatum strain AP13 chromosome 4K, P.virgatum_v5, whole genome shotgun sequence includes the following:
- the LOC120701971 gene encoding BURP domain-containing protein 10-like has translation MGSKINLYIDWAAALHSAFLHRDVANSIPMSTENFTDIATMSLPVSVSMARDMWSTLSSCEHPREVVGEQKACATSLESMHKFVASALGTSSIHAFSTSLDVPEEGIASLSDIYKVAAMRALTTHGATKEPSNTVTCHSMSFPFVLFYCHAVNPTRIYEITLKKVKNGVVPAVKRRSPVVRALAVCHVDTSGFDPTLNYWVKLGCEAKSSDRPMKTLATDVSSRDCNFTVQNMGDQVSIWMEASGAAITRVRDTV, from the exons ATGGGGTCCAAGATCAACCTCTACATCGATTGGGCGGCCGCCTTGCACAGCGCTTTCCTTCATCGTGATGTCGCCAATTCAATCCCGATGTCCACAGAGAACTTTACTGACATCGCCACCATGTCCTTGCCAGTGTCCGTCTCCATGGCCCGTGATATGTGGTCCACGCTAAGCTCGTGTGAGCACCCCCGCGAGGTGGTGGGTGAGCAAAAGGCATGCGCTACATCCTTGGAGTCCATGCACAAGTTCGTAGCGTCGGCACTAGGAACAAGCAGCATCCATGCCTTCTCCACATCCCTCGATGTGCCAGAGGAGGGCATTGCCTCACTGTCGGACATTTACAAGGTGGCGGCAATGCGTGCTCTAACCACCCATGGAGCTACCAAGGAACCATCCAACACCGTGACGTGCCACAGCATGAGCTTCCCATTCGTGTTGTTCTATTGTCATGCCGTCAACCCGACAAGGATCTATGAGATCACGTTGAAGAAGGTTAAGAATGGTGTTGTCCCTGCTGTGAAGAGAAGGTCGCCGGTGGTCCGGGCACTAGCAGTATGCCATGTGGACACTTCGGGGTTTGACCCCACATTGAATTACTGGGTGAAGCTTG GCTGCGAGGCCAAGTCCAGTGACCGGCCCATGAAAACACTCGCCACCGACGTCTCATCTCGGGATTGCAACTTCACGGTACAGAACATGGGCGACCAGGTGAGCATCTGGATGGAGGCCTCCGGTGCTGCCATCACGCGGGTTAGGGACACGGTCTAG
- the LOC120705094 gene encoding uncharacterized protein LOC120705094 — protein MCCARLATAAVRRELSLSLRSIAALFLRSIRRELQRLRCRRRLAPWPGTSSVGYAYASPPQATRHGRVPPTHLKRRRRPHAVLLLLLLEILFSRAAGCSGKASWFRLCSEIDFAFPAHRSLPLSWKWECLIVMATPRQEDNMCIICTMLLQDNWTSTAAQDISVSPDPIIFVLPAIKVFDEMHPQ, from the exons ATGTGCTGCGCGAGGCTAGcaacggcggcggtgcggcgcgagctctctctctctctcagatcCATCGCTGCTCTCTTCCTCAGATCCATCCGGCGGGAGCTCCAGCGCCTCCGTTGCCGCCGTAGGCTAGCGCCATGGCCGGGCACCTCCTCCGTGGGATACGCCTACGCGTCGCCGCCTCAGGCCACACGCCATGGCCGGGTGCCGCCAACTCATTTGAAAAGACGCCGGCGACCACACGCGGTACTACTACTACTTTTACTCGAAATACTATTTTCAAG AGCTGCTGGTTGCAGTGGTAAGGCTAGTTGGTTTCGACTGTGTTCAGAGATTGATTTCGCATTCCCTGCACACCGCTCCCTTCCCTTGTCATGGAAGTGGGAGTGCCTAATTGTCATGGCTACCCCCAG GCAAGAAGACAACATGTGCATAATCTGTACAATGCTACTACAAGATAACTGGACCAGCACAGCCGCACAGGACATTTCGGTGAGCCCAGATCCTATCATATTTGTTTTACCTGCAATTAAAGTTTTTGACGAAATGCATCCTCAATAG
- the LOC120703327 gene encoding very-long-chain 3-oxoacyl-CoA reductase 1-like yields the protein MTEPAPAAWFVFFFLIFVGGVSAAAFSFRLLAYLALCLSRPKDLRRRYGAWAVVTGPTSGIGRSVALELAGRGLNLVLLDLDAANLQETSDVIKSRHGVKTRTVVFDLSLVGTPQGDESMRRLRAAIEGLDVGVLVNNAGVGRPALAYLHEADVEAWVRMVRVNLWALTEVTAAVLPGMVERGRGAVLNMGSASSEAIPSFPLNTIYAATKRYVSKFSRSLYVEYRSKGIDVQCQAPFFVATRLVPSAVLDNWLSPFIPTPDAYARAAVRWIGHGPLCTPAVGHQLLWCLAGVLPDAAHDWLRLREHLRFRALFQRERAAMASAADRGEKTTHAKK from the exons ATGACAGaaccggcaccggcggcgtggttcgtcttcttcttcctgaTTTTCGTCGGCGGCGTTTCCGCCGCGGCGTTCTCGTTCCGCCTCCTCGCCTACCTCGCGCTCTGCCTGAGCCGGCCAAAGGACCTGCGCCGCCGGTACGGCGCGTGGGCCGTGGTCACCGGCCCGACGTCCGGCATCGGCCGGTCCGTGGCGCTGGAGCTCGCGGGCCGCGGCCTCAacctcgtcctcctcgacctCGACGCCGCCAACCTCCAGGAGACCTCCGACGTGATCAAGTCTCGCCACGGCGTGAAGACCAGGACCGTGGTGTTCGACCTCTCGCTCGTCGGCACCCCTCAAG GTGACGAGTCGATGCGGCGGCTCCGGGCGGCGATCGAGGGCCTGGACGTCGGCGTGCTGGTGAACAACGCCGGTGTGGGGAGGCCGGCGTTGGCGTACCTGCACGAGGCCGACGTGGAGGCGTGGGTGAGGATGGTACGGGTGAACCTGTGGGCGCTGACGGAGGTCACGGCCGCCGTCCTGCCGGGGATGGTGGAGCGCGGCCGGGGCGCCGTACTGAACATGGGCTCGGCGTCGTCGGAGGCCATCCCCTCCTTCCCACTCAACACCATCTACGCCGCCACTAAACG GTACGTTTCTAAGTTCTCGAGGAGCCTTTACGTCGAGTATAGAAGCAAAGGGATTGATGTGCAGTGCCAG GCCCCGTTCTTCGTGGCGACCAGGCTGGTGCCCAGCGCCGTGCTGGACAACTGGCTCTCGCCGTTCATCCCCACGCCGGACGCCTACGCCCGCGCGGCGGTTCGCTGGATCGGGCACGGCCCGCTCTGCACCCCCGCCGTCGGCCACCAGCTCCTGTGGTGcctcgccggcgtcctgccgGACGCCGCGCACGACTGGCTCCGCCTGCGCGAGCACCTGCGGTTCAGAGCGCTGTTCCAGAGAGAGAGGGCGGCGATGGCGTCGGCAGCTGATCGGGGAGAGAAAACGACGCACgccaaaaaatga